In a genomic window of Candidatus Saccharimonadia bacterium:
- a CDS encoding helix-turn-helix transcriptional regulator: MAVVTATDRTREQGKRLRELRERLDLSKGVLIDALSFGSTQTYDLYERGVSVIRFDRVPEWAAAFGISEQEFLDAVLEPSKPAQMTGAFDMPDDPAWDFQAELHRVWPHDAAFADQTYQEHVSAPQFAQKAVVDALRRLAARDQDMLIQESGRAIDEDRSQIRFTRTG, from the coding sequence GTGGCAGTGGTCACGGCGACAGATCGCACGCGAGAGCAGGGCAAGCGCCTGCGAGAGCTCAGGGAGCGTCTGGACCTGAGCAAGGGCGTGCTGATTGATGCGCTCTCATTCGGATCGACACAGACCTACGATCTGTATGAGCGCGGCGTATCCGTGATTCGCTTCGATCGCGTGCCGGAGTGGGCGGCCGCGTTTGGTATCTCGGAGCAAGAGTTTCTCGATGCCGTGTTGGAGCCCTCGAAGCCGGCGCAGATGACGGGCGCCTTCGATATGCCAGACGACCCCGCCTGGGATTTCCAGGCCGAGCTACATCGGGTATGGCCGCACGACGCGGCATTCGCCGATCAGACCTATCAAGAGCATGTCAGCGCGCCACAGTTCGCCCAGAAGGCCGTGGTTGACGCGCTCCGTCGCCTTGCTGCGCGCGATCAGGACATGCTCATCCAAGAGAGCGGACGGGCGATCGATGAAGACCGCTCACAGATCCGCTTTACGCGCACGGGATAA